The proteins below come from a single Papaver somniferum cultivar HN1 chromosome 11, ASM357369v1, whole genome shotgun sequence genomic window:
- the LOC113323348 gene encoding uncharacterized protein LOC113323348: MMVNIGILRDEGVPQPDVIKLLIKQPSALTISTSKFKEVVQEIKIMGFHPSKPIFLTCLEGLTSMSKATWEAKVNVYKKWGWSEDEIQSAFEKHPQCMIQSEKKTMSTMDYLVNEMGYVASLIAKCPRILTYSLEKRIMPRCVVIQLLVSRGQIKKPALSAILTICENAFLKKYVNKYEAKVPKLLKLGM; this comes from the exons ATGATGGTGAATATTGGGATTTTGAGAGATGAAGGCGTCCCTCAACCCGATGTTATTAAGTTACTTATCAAACAACCAAGTGCACTTACGATTAGCACCAGTAAATTTAAGGAGGTTGTACAAGAGATTAAGATTATGGGTTTTCATCCTTCAAAACCTATATTTCTTACTTGTCTCGAGGGATTGACATCCATGAGCAAAGCCACCTGGGAAGCAAAAGTGAATGTGTACAAGAAATGGGGTTGGTCAGAAGACGAAATTCAAAGTGCATTTGAGAAGCATCCTCAGTGTATGATCCAATCCGAGAAGAAGACAATGTCCACAATGGATTACCTGGTGAATGAGATGGGTTATGTTGCATCACTTATTGCTAAATGTCCACGGATTCTTACTTATAGCTTGGAGAAGAGGATTATGCCTAGATGTGTTGTTATTCAGCTTCTTGTTTCCCGGGGACAGATTAAGAAACCTGCCTTAAGTGCAATATTAACAATCTGTGAGAATGCTTTCTTGAAGAAGTATGTGAACAAGTATGAGGCAAAAGTTCCAAAACTATTGAAG TTGGGAATGTAG